The window ggcttCAATGTCGAACTTGAACCGGTAGGCTTGGTGTATCTGTTGGGGTCGATATTGTGGCtcagatgatgaggaggaagcagaggttgatggaggagacgaAGACAATGGTGGCAGAGATGGAAGAGGTAATGACtggggcggtgatggcgaaGGGGCATTGCTGCTCATTGGAGTGGGCAAACGACTTGCTGATGGTGATAAACTTGGCATTGGAGTGCCAGTTCCACTGATTGCACTGCtcggtgctggtgatggatAACCGCCCATGCCCGTCGCTGCTGCCCCTTGTAGTTGTGCGTGCTGCTGATGGTTTGAAAGGGGCGCCATCCCGGATGGGTGCCCGAAATCAAACTCGAACTGGAACTCCTGATGAACGACAAACACCAATGTTTGTAGCTTGGGGAACTTGGCCAGACTGGTCATCAGCTTGTGCATGTTCGTCTTGGAGACCTTCCAGCTCAACACAGGGTGAAAGATTCCTGGGTAGATGCCGTACGAGGTGCCGAGGGCCAGtctgttgatgttgtcccGCACAAGAGGAATCTGGCTCATGAAATGCAGCGTCCGGTGTAGCCGTTTGACCAACAGATATGGTTCCAGGAGCAAGATGTCCCGGGAGAGGTCGACGTACTTCGTCGTCGGGCCTAGCGTCAACGGTTTGTAGTGGTGAAGCACAAAGCATCGGCTCTCTCGACAGACAGCTGCcagcggcggaggaggctcTGGGTGCACATTGGCAaacatcaaccccttctGAGCCGGAGTCTTCTGTTTGGAGCTGGGAGCATCCATGACTTCGTACACCCGGGATTTTGGCAACGAGTACTCCCAAATCATATTCCGGATCTCTGCCGGTAATCGCTGAAAACTCCAAAACTCTGTCGGCGTCTGAGCGAACCCTCGCCTGTGGTAGTTCTGATCGCGATGCATCATGTCGGGCCTCGAAGCGTAGTGGTCGATGCTAGGTTTCTTCCCAACCGTCAGAATTTCGTGCTTCGTACGGCCCTGATATGTCGGGCAGCCTTCGTTTCGGCCAGATCCGGTCTCGCCAAGTAGAAAGGTCCTTTCTCCCGTGTCGTCGAGCCTCTGATGATAATAGCCGGCCCAGCCTCTCGGTCCCGCTGGCCACGTcaaatcaacctctccacacCGACTCTTTGAGCCGCTCTCCAACGACACGTCGACTGGGGAAAAAAATAATGGGCTGTGATATGAGAATGCCGGTAATTCACTGGAAATAAGACCGCCCACTATTAATgtcccttccctttccctcgaTCGACTGTTGCTACCGCTTGGTGGCGGGATTCTGCAGAATGTTGGACTTGCAGGTGGCAGGCCGGGCGGGAGGGTTGCTTATGAGAAGCTGAGTTATATGGAGGCTTTGGTGTGCGTGGAATACCTGGGGAGGTTGACCAGTGagaggatgttgatggggtaTGGGGGAAAGTTCTCAGCTGCAACAGACTATGTGCGGTATCACGTCATCCACTATGGAAGGGAGTCTCTTGAAAGGTCAGAAAGCAAAGGAGGAAGTTGGAAGAGAAATCGAGAAGGGGTACGAAGGCAGGACACCACTAAGTTTTGGGGCTGTTCTGTGGCTTCTCAGCTCCCGTCACTTGACAAAGCGAGCACGAGGGCGAACCGAGCTTGACCAGCCTGGCAATGGCAATACGGAATCCTGGACCAAAGCACCATGCTCGGGAGCACGTCGGGAGTAGCACATGTCGGAAACGAGGTCAGGGGGGTGGATACAAGATGCACTTCTTCCCCCCTAGTGCTGCCAAAACCCAACCGTAGGTGGACTACCATCTGTGCTTGCTTGGACATGGGAGCCGAAGGAATCCTGGACGGCTTTCAAGATGGGACGAACAGGCCCCAAAACCTTCCACAAGAGGCAAACTCCCGCACGGTACTGCTCGCTGGCCGGCACAGCATGACCATGGCCCATCCGAGGCTACCGACTGTTGGGCAGTGGAGGCCTTGGTCATATTCATGTCATTTCTGCTTCCCACTATGGCAGCCCGAAGACGAAGTGGCTTGAAGAGGCAGCTGGGAGCAAGCCCCAAGCGTGGACCCAACAAAAAATGTCAAAGGGAGCCCTCGTCAGCTGGGGAAACCCACTGAGCAACAAGAACTGGCCGTCTTGGGAGTTGGGAGCGGGATGGCGAAAAGGCAGCAAGGACCCCCTCCTGGGTCCTTTGGCCGCGTATGTAGGTAGTACTCTCGTGGAATAATAAGCAAAGACGAGACATTAACTACCCAGGTCAGAGTAGTGTGAGGTCAGTGAGGTCAGAGAGACAAGGGAGCGCTGCAGAGCATAGCATGCAGCGTAGTAAACGGATGGTACGTGGCCAGGGAAAAGTAGTGAGCTATTCTTAGCATATAAGGGACCACGTTTTAATCCTGCAGTGATCCAATTCATTAGCTCTTCAGGCTTACCGATCTTGGGGCCCATGGTAACGTGCCGTCGAAGCAGAGTCGCAGTTGAGCGCCGGCTCTGGTGATCGAGCAAGTGGAGGTAGTGTTGTAGTGGGACGCCCAGAAAACTACCCAAGTAGCGGTAGGGAGGCTGGTCCTGGTCCTGGtcctgggaggaggggggcacAACCTCTACGCCAACTTGTCCCGAAGACGCCAGATCGCTTTTGCTGGTCAACGACAGAACCAAGATATCCAACGACCAAGTTGAGCCCC is drawn from Podospora pseudocomata strain CBS 415.72m chromosome 1 map unlocalized CBS415.72m_1, whole genome shotgun sequence and contains these coding sequences:
- a CDS encoding uncharacterized protein (EggNog:ENOG503PE1S), whose translation is MMHRDQNYHRRGFAQTPTEFWSFQRLPAEIRNMIWEYSLPKSRVYEVMDAPSSKQKTPAQKGLMFANVHPEPPPPLAAVCRESRCFVLHHYKPLTLGPTTKYVDLSRDILLLEPYLLVKRLHRTLHFMSQIPLVRDNINRLALGTSYGIYPGIFHPVLSWKVSKTNMHKLMTSLAKFPKLQTLVFVVHQEFQFEFDFGHPSGMAPLSNHQQHAQLQGAAATGMGGYPSPAPSSAISGTGTPMPSLSPSASRLPTPMSSNAPSPSPPQSLPLPSLPPLSSSPPSTSASSSSSEPQYRPQQIHQAYRFKFDIEANINHQPRRPHHNELSYYPLPIDEEKDDWDLGEIGEEGEWCDPRPTNDDWRRFRKRFVWAMDKSTAPEEEKPEKTGAKRGAEDDLRGLAKKLKLKGASLLWRYTSQRNRGYAGYAGLSSGVQGRGGYAS